The proteins below are encoded in one region of Scomber japonicus isolate fScoJap1 chromosome 2, fScoJap1.pri, whole genome shotgun sequence:
- the LOC128368517 gene encoding microfibril-associated glycoprotein 4-like, whose amino-acid sequence MITMQGTLFVALLVLATSVHSDSQFSLPVDCDDIHRHDNTSSSGVYTIYPGGPTTPLHVYCDMDTDGGRWTVFQRRMDGSQSFFRPWAHYKTGFGNVAGEYWLGLENIFLLTVRKKNELRIDMEDLEGGKASALYSSFSIDSEIDDYQLHLGSFDGGAAGDSFTNHNNMKFTTYDKDNDLWGNNCAQHYLGGFWYNKCHMTNPNGMYAPRNTIGFENSHIIWHAWKGWNYSLKTIAMKIRSVTTCTCKH is encoded by the exons ATGATAACGATGCAG GGAACATTATTCGTAGCTCTTCTGGTACTTGCGACCTCAGTCCACTCCGACTCCCAGTTTTCCCTGCCTGTCGACTGTGATGACATCCATCGCCATGACAACACCAGCTCCAGTGGGGTGTACACTATCTACCCGGGGGGTCCCACCACACCCCTGCATGTCTACTGTGACATGGACACTGACGGAGGGAGATGGACA GTCTTTCAGAGGAGAATGGATGGGAGTCAGAGCTTCTTCAGACCGTGGGCTCACTACAAGACTGGATTTGGGAATGTGGCTGGAGAATATTGGCTAG GCCTGGAAAACATCTTCCTGCTGACAGTGAGGAAGAAGAATGAGCTACGTATAGACATGGAGGACTTGGAGGGAGGGAAGGCCTCCGCCCTGTACTCCTCCTTCTCGATTGATTCAGAGATTGACGACTATCAGCTTCACCTGGGCAGCTTTGATGGAGGAGCCGCAG GGGACAGTTTTACAAATCACAACAACATGAAGTTCACCACTTATGACAAAGACAATGATTTGTGGGGTAACAACTGCGCTCAACACTATCTGGGTGGATTCTGGTACAATAAATGCCACATGACAAACCCCAATGGCATGTACGCGCCTCGCAATACCATCGGATTTGAAAATTCCCACATCATTTGGCATGCGTGGAAGGGCTGGAACTACTCCCTCAAGACTATTGCCATGAAGATCAGATCAGTCACTACGTGTACGTGCAAGCATTGA